A genomic window from Thiomonas arsenitoxydans includes:
- a CDS encoding SHOCT domain-containing protein: MGYGYGMMGGWGGFGLGWVFMVLWWVVILALVVGLIRWLFTGHANSSESRPVDKKHMDILKERYARGDIDRETYERMRRELES; the protein is encoded by the coding sequence GTGGGATATGGCTATGGAATGATGGGTGGTTGGGGTGGATTCGGCCTGGGGTGGGTGTTCATGGTGCTGTGGTGGGTCGTGATCCTCGCGCTCGTGGTGGGCTTGATCCGATGGCTGTTTACGGGCCACGCAAACAGTTCAGAGTCACGCCCGGTAGACAAAAAGCACATGGACATCCTCAAGGAACGTTATGCCCGCGGGGATATTGACCGCGAAACCTATGAGCGGATGCGGCGCGAGCTGGAAAGTTGA
- a CDS encoding heavy metal sensor histidine kinase — MGVEKRTRRPMSLAVRVTSLVGLVTTAIFVLSAWGIEYSIERHFSRMDLAELQSAWASVDAALRRDGASSSGAAQSHELADAIAGGHDVYFVVRDADGRRLYGTTAPDLDALGEKVPATTHLALDTLHIWRTDHHVYRGAVLRSGDKTVVVATAIDFHLQYLRELQNALWAGTLMASLISVLVAALAVRQGHAPLRRISARMREMTTERLHTRLDPKHVPVELVDLAAAFNAMLTRIEQGFARLRNVSADIAHELRTPVTNLTTQTQVALSKARDVDAYREILYSNLEEFERMGAMISDMLFLAQAEQGPMRRDAGGIDLHAEIRSLFDYFEAWAEDRGVSLELNGQVGRVEGDREMLRRALSNLIANAVRYTQRDQSVDVRLSRNQRWVTIEVCNPGIGIPSEHLPHLFDRFYRVDPSRQRRGEGAGLGLAIVKSIIEAHAGKVSVTSTSGMTCFSVDLPAGHIL, encoded by the coding sequence ATGGGCGTTGAGAAGCGAACACGCCGCCCCATGTCGCTGGCGGTTCGCGTCACAAGTCTGGTCGGCTTGGTGACAACGGCGATATTCGTACTCTCTGCATGGGGCATCGAATATTCGATCGAGCGGCATTTTTCCCGGATGGATCTGGCCGAACTGCAATCAGCTTGGGCATCGGTGGATGCAGCGCTTCGTCGAGATGGGGCTTCTTCGTCTGGGGCAGCACAGTCCCACGAGCTCGCCGACGCGATCGCGGGAGGCCACGATGTGTACTTTGTCGTCCGTGATGCTGATGGCCGGCGGCTGTACGGAACGACTGCACCAGATCTCGATGCCTTGGGCGAAAAGGTGCCAGCCACCACGCATTTGGCTTTAGATACGCTCCATATCTGGCGAACCGATCACCACGTCTACCGAGGAGCGGTCTTGCGCAGTGGCGACAAAACGGTCGTCGTCGCCACTGCGATCGACTTCCACCTCCAGTATTTGCGGGAATTGCAGAATGCTCTTTGGGCGGGGACGTTGATGGCAAGCCTCATCAGCGTTCTTGTTGCAGCCTTAGCCGTACGCCAAGGGCACGCGCCGCTGCGCCGCATCAGCGCGCGCATGCGAGAAATGACAACTGAGCGCTTGCACACACGCCTCGATCCAAAGCACGTTCCAGTCGAACTCGTGGATCTGGCGGCCGCCTTCAACGCCATGTTGACCAGGATCGAGCAAGGCTTCGCGCGTTTGCGTAACGTCTCGGCCGACATCGCTCACGAGCTGCGCACCCCTGTGACCAATCTCACGACGCAGACCCAGGTCGCGCTGTCAAAGGCCCGGGACGTGGATGCCTACCGGGAAATCCTGTATTCGAACCTTGAAGAATTCGAGCGTATGGGCGCGATGATCAGCGACATGCTGTTCCTGGCGCAAGCCGAGCAGGGGCCGATGCGACGCGACGCCGGGGGAATTGACCTGCATGCGGAAATACGCAGCCTGTTCGACTACTTCGAAGCCTGGGCGGAGGACCGTGGGGTCTCGCTCGAACTGAACGGGCAAGTCGGTCGAGTCGAGGGTGATCGAGAGATGTTGCGCCGCGCACTCAGCAACCTGATCGCCAATGCCGTCCGCTACACGCAACGCGACCAATCCGTCGACGTACGCCTGTCGCGGAATCAGCGATGGGTCACGATCGAGGTCTGTAATCCCGGGATTGGCATTCCATCAGAACATTTGCCGCATCTGTTCGATCGCTTTTACCGCGTGGATCCCTCGCGCCAGCGACGCGGCGAGGGTGCAGGCCTCGGACTTGCCATCGTCAAGTCGATCATCGAGGCCCACGCTGGGAAAGTCTCGGTCACCTCTACATCCGGAATGACGTGTTTCAGCGTCGACCTGCCGGCCGGGCACATTCTGTGA
- a CDS encoding F510_1955 family glycosylhydrolase, whose product MRHFPTRRLAAALLAAAATMLPAWAAGPAMPAMAGIAAAGAPVELMHVHGLAFGPDGTRLYIPDHHGVAVYSAGRWSTLPSASNDYMGFTATRTAFYSSGHPAPGTNAVNPIGLVKSTDGGRTWHTLGLRGESDFHVMAAGYASNAVYAMAMERNSRMPEPGLYGTVDDGFVWKHAAADGLEGEVFALAVHPTDPRIVAAATKSGLYLSTDAGAHFRAVAGNAQFLSVAFDLDGKHLWYGSYDGQPHLTRIAFAGGSSAPQAVALPPLREDAVAYVAQNPARRGELAIATFRRDVYLSLDGGRSWKQIAAAGRTR is encoded by the coding sequence ATGAGACATTTCCCCACCCGGCGGCTCGCAGCCGCCTTGCTGGCCGCAGCCGCGACGATGCTTCCGGCCTGGGCTGCCGGCCCGGCGATGCCGGCCATGGCGGGCATCGCCGCCGCGGGCGCGCCGGTCGAGCTGATGCACGTGCACGGCCTGGCCTTCGGCCCCGACGGCACCAGGCTCTACATCCCCGACCACCACGGCGTGGCGGTGTACTCGGCGGGACGCTGGTCCACGCTGCCGAGCGCGTCCAACGACTACATGGGCTTTACCGCCACGCGCACGGCGTTCTACAGCAGCGGCCACCCGGCGCCGGGGACGAACGCGGTCAATCCCATCGGCCTGGTCAAGAGCACCGACGGCGGCCGGACCTGGCACACCCTCGGCCTGCGCGGCGAGTCGGACTTCCACGTCATGGCGGCCGGATACGCCTCCAACGCGGTCTACGCGATGGCCATGGAGCGCAACAGCCGCATGCCCGAGCCGGGGCTGTATGGCACGGTCGACGACGGCTTCGTCTGGAAGCATGCGGCCGCTGACGGCCTCGAGGGCGAGGTGTTCGCGCTGGCCGTGCATCCCACCGATCCGCGCATCGTCGCCGCGGCGACCAAGAGCGGGCTGTACCTGTCCACCGACGCGGGCGCGCATTTCCGCGCCGTCGCCGGCAACGCCCAGTTCCTGTCGGTGGCGTTCGACCTCGACGGCAAGCATCTCTGGTACGGCAGCTACGACGGCCAGCCGCACCTGACGCGCATCGCCTTCGCCGGCGGGTCCAGCGCGCCGCAGGCCGTCGCGCTGCCGCCGCTGCGGGAGGACGCGGTCGCGTACGTCGCGCAGAACCCGGCGCGCCGCGGCGAGTTGGCGATCGCCACCTTCCGGCGCGACGTCTATCTCTCCCTCGACGGAGGACGGAGCTGGAAGCAGATCGCCGCCGCCGGGCGCACGCGATAG
- a CDS encoding copper resistance protein B, producing MRLQHVNKALALAIAGLAIAPVWAQSMDMPGMSMPGMGAPAASASTPADRPTSPTKEPPMSGDMGGMNMQGMDATTPSSSKATPTPSSKPAAAPNDMKGMDMPGMQMQGTGAATQATADGNMKGAAPNQPRSADAYSGGYTLTTGPFIPPGVKPPRLADQENFGSVLVDRLERAYTRDGNWTAYDVQAWFGRDFNRLMIKAEGDVSQGRLQDARTELLWDHAVAAFWDTQVGVRHDNGSGPDRNWLAFGVQGLAPYWFDVEATGYLGNEGRSALRLATSYDLLITQRVVLQPRIEANLYGKDDPARQIGSGVSDATAGLRLRYEFTRQFAPYVGVEWSGKFGRSADFARIAGERTRQTAIVAGLRFWF from the coding sequence ATGAGACTGCAACACGTCAACAAAGCTCTGGCATTGGCGATCGCCGGACTGGCGATCGCGCCGGTCTGGGCGCAAAGCATGGACATGCCAGGGATGAGCATGCCAGGGATGGGAGCTCCTGCTGCTTCGGCTTCCACCCCGGCCGATCGTCCCACTTCGCCGACGAAGGAACCTCCAATGTCTGGCGACATGGGCGGCATGAACATGCAGGGAATGGATGCAACCACCCCGTCTTCGTCAAAGGCAACTCCCACGCCCTCTTCAAAGCCCGCCGCAGCGCCGAATGACATGAAAGGCATGGACATGCCGGGGATGCAGATGCAAGGGACGGGCGCGGCCACGCAGGCGACGGCTGACGGGAACATGAAAGGGGCGGCTCCCAACCAACCGCGCAGCGCCGATGCGTACTCCGGTGGCTACACGCTGACGACCGGGCCTTTTATCCCGCCTGGAGTCAAGCCGCCGCGCCTTGCGGACCAGGAGAATTTCGGCTCGGTGCTGGTCGATCGCCTAGAGCGCGCCTATACGCGCGACGGCAACTGGACAGCCTATGACGTGCAGGCCTGGTTCGGCCGTGATTTCAACCGCCTGATGATCAAGGCCGAGGGCGACGTCTCACAAGGACGCCTGCAGGACGCCCGAACCGAGCTTCTCTGGGATCACGCGGTTGCCGCGTTCTGGGACACGCAGGTCGGCGTGCGTCACGACAACGGCTCCGGGCCCGACCGCAACTGGCTGGCGTTCGGGGTGCAGGGCCTGGCGCCCTATTGGTTCGATGTCGAGGCCACAGGCTATTTGGGCAACGAGGGACGTAGCGCGCTGCGTCTGGCGACGAGTTACGACTTGTTGATCACACAGCGCGTCGTGCTGCAACCGCGCATCGAAGCCAACCTGTACGGCAAGGATGACCCCGCACGCCAAATCGGAAGTGGGGTCTCGGACGCAACCGCCGGATTGCGTCTTCGCTACGAATTCACGCGCCAGTTTGCGCCCTATGTCGGCGTGGAATGGAGCGGGAAATTTGGCCGCAGCGCGGACTTCGCTCGCATCGCCGGCGAAAGGACACGCCAGACGGCCATCGTCGCTGGTTTGCGGTTCTGGTTCTGA
- a CDS encoding cytochrome c biogenesis protein CcdA — MSLFFEIALALAAGLLLNLTPCVLPVIPIKVRTILREAGEGIGARAVSAALFALGSVSFFAALGLATALLHLQWGVLFQSRAVLVGLVVVMLVLAAASFSARSLPVPAAVARLRGGRHLEPLVSGLVGGVLSTPCTGPLLGGVLVFALTRPPADIVTLFVAIGSGMALPYVVLLLRPALLARLPRGGAWAEVVRKSFGWLLLGGAVFFAQSLLPAWVADAAWIAFLAALVPWAAVTALRATDRRTRWAAAPAIAYLGAGFWPAAGQGIPWQPLRAGDAGAIGALHRPALVEFTAQWCLNCRILEKTVYRDPAVARAVRAAGAVPLQADLTRPDPVLQRLLAKYGGAGMPFLAILDRNGREVGHLSGLFTAGTLIERLSTLQPVSTAGMAAPVDSASEVSASVTAAAGGATVILHIARGWHVYANPPSAPYLIPVSVRVLSDGRALDGRPSYPPGTTIGLRIDGRDILVYENDARIGLPGLASLRGQGPLPTADDPERRGAVRRSTFFSFLLIPTEKELQ, encoded by the coding sequence CCGCGGGCCTGCTGCTGAACCTGACCCCGTGCGTGCTACCGGTCATCCCGATCAAGGTCCGAACCATCCTGCGCGAGGCCGGCGAGGGAATCGGAGCGCGGGCCGTGTCCGCCGCCCTGTTCGCTCTCGGCTCGGTGTCGTTCTTCGCGGCGCTGGGACTGGCCACCGCGCTGCTGCACTTGCAGTGGGGGGTGTTGTTCCAGTCGCGCGCGGTGCTGGTCGGGCTGGTCGTGGTGATGCTGGTGCTGGCGGCGGCGAGCTTTTCCGCGCGCAGCCTGCCGGTGCCGGCAGCGGTCGCGCGCCTGCGCGGTGGTCGCCATCTCGAGCCGCTGGTGTCGGGTCTGGTCGGCGGCGTGCTGTCCACGCCGTGCACGGGCCCCCTGCTCGGCGGCGTGCTGGTCTTCGCCCTGACCCGACCGCCGGCGGACATTGTGACGCTGTTCGTGGCCATCGGTTCGGGGATGGCGCTGCCCTACGTCGTGCTGCTGCTGCGGCCTGCCCTACTCGCCCGGCTGCCGCGAGGCGGGGCCTGGGCCGAGGTGGTGCGCAAGAGCTTCGGCTGGCTGCTGCTGGGCGGCGCGGTCTTCTTCGCGCAGAGCCTGCTGCCGGCATGGGTCGCTGATGCAGCGTGGATTGCGTTTCTCGCCGCGCTGGTGCCGTGGGCCGCTGTCACCGCGCTGCGCGCCACTGACCGGCGCACCCGGTGGGCCGCGGCGCCGGCCATCGCCTACCTGGGCGCCGGGTTCTGGCCCGCTGCCGGACAGGGCATCCCCTGGCAGCCGCTGCGCGCTGGCGACGCCGGCGCCATCGGCGCGCTGCATCGGCCGGCGCTGGTCGAGTTCACCGCGCAGTGGTGCCTGAACTGCCGCATCCTGGAGAAGACCGTGTACCGCGACCCGGCGGTGGCGCGCGCCGTGCGCGCGGCCGGCGCCGTGCCGCTGCAGGCCGACCTCACCCGCCCCGACCCCGTCCTGCAGCGGCTGCTGGCGAAGTACGGCGGTGCCGGCATGCCGTTCCTGGCGATCCTCGATCGCAACGGACGCGAGGTGGGGCATCTGTCCGGGCTGTTCACCGCCGGCACGCTGATCGAGCGGCTTTCCACCCTGCAACCTGTTTCGACGGCCGGCATGGCCGCGCCGGTCGACTCCGCGTCGGAGGTGAGCGCGAGCGTCACTGCGGCAGCCGGCGGCGCGACGGTGATCCTGCACATCGCCCGCGGCTGGCACGTCTACGCCAATCCGCCCTCGGCGCCCTACCTGATCCCCGTGTCGGTGCGCGTGCTGAGCGACGGGCGCGCGCTCGACGGGCGGCCGAGCTATCCGCCCGGCACGACCATCGGCTTGCGCATCGACGGCCGCGACATCCTCGTCTACGAGAACGACGCGCGCATCGGCCTGCCCGGCCTGGCAAGCCTGCGAGGACAAGGACCTTTGCCTACCGCCGACGACCCTGAGCGCCGCGGTGCGGTGAGGCGATCCACTTTTTTCAGCTTTCTCTTGATCCCAACCGAAAAGGAGTTGCAATGA
- a CDS encoding copper resistance system multicopper oxidase — MQRNLLIRPEGVHVQRRRFVQGFAAGGVMLGLAPWAARAQTAPTATGTAPDLRGREFDLVVAETPVNFTGKPRVATTINGSIPGPTLRWKEGDTVTIRVTNRMSRSTSIHWHGMLVPFQMDGVPGMSFKGIAPGETFVYHFKVQQAGTYWYHSHSGMQEQTGMYGAIIIEPAHGKTIHAETDHVVLLSDWMDEDPMRVLAKLKDDSGFDNYHEPTAVDFFRDVSREGLRAALDKRAMWEQMRMSPNDLSDLSGATLTYLMNGVTPAGNWSAPIVPGKPARLRFINGAGNTFYDVRVPGLKLTVVAADGQDVEPVSVDEFRFGPGETYDVLVRPQNSAYIIFAQSMDRTGYARGTLAARPGLAAPVPPLDPRQQLTMADMMGNDMSSMPGMDMGGMSMDTGPAVRHAQTEYGPGVDARVDHPRTNLDDPGVGLRNNGRRVLTLADLHTIGGPIDPRAPGRTIEMHLTGNMERYTWSFDGVPFGESTPVHFRYGERLRMVLVNDTMMTHPMHMHGMWSELESPDGQFQVRRHTIPVQPAQQVSYRVSADALGRWAWHCHLMMHMDAGMFREILVS; from the coding sequence ATGCAACGCAACCTCCTCATCCGACCAGAAGGTGTCCATGTTCAACGGCGGCGCTTCGTGCAAGGGTTCGCTGCTGGCGGCGTCATGCTGGGGCTGGCCCCGTGGGCGGCGCGCGCGCAAACGGCGCCCACCGCAACCGGGACGGCCCCAGATCTGCGGGGTCGCGAATTCGATCTGGTGGTGGCCGAGACACCGGTCAATTTCACCGGAAAACCTCGGGTCGCGACGACGATCAACGGATCGATTCCAGGGCCGACGCTGCGTTGGAAGGAAGGCGACACGGTGACGATTCGTGTGACCAACCGTATGAGCCGCTCGACGTCGATCCACTGGCACGGCATGCTCGTGCCCTTTCAGATGGATGGCGTGCCTGGAATGAGCTTCAAGGGCATCGCGCCCGGCGAGACCTTCGTTTATCACTTCAAGGTTCAGCAGGCCGGCACCTACTGGTACCACTCGCACTCGGGCATGCAGGAGCAAACCGGCATGTACGGCGCCATCATCATCGAGCCCGCGCATGGCAAGACCATACACGCCGAGACCGATCATGTGGTGCTGTTGTCCGACTGGATGGACGAAGACCCGATGCGCGTCCTGGCCAAGCTCAAGGACGACAGCGGTTTTGACAACTACCATGAGCCGACGGCGGTGGACTTCTTTCGCGATGTCTCCCGCGAGGGACTGCGTGCGGCACTCGACAAGCGCGCGATGTGGGAGCAGATGCGCATGAGTCCGAACGACCTCTCGGATCTTTCGGGCGCGACGCTCACCTACCTGATGAACGGCGTCACCCCGGCGGGCAACTGGTCGGCGCCCATCGTGCCGGGCAAGCCCGCCAGGCTGCGCTTCATCAACGGCGCGGGCAACACGTTTTACGACGTGCGCGTCCCTGGCCTGAAGCTCACCGTGGTGGCGGCCGATGGGCAGGATGTGGAACCGGTCAGCGTGGACGAGTTCCGCTTCGGTCCCGGGGAAACCTACGACGTGCTGGTGCGCCCGCAAAACTCGGCCTACATCATCTTCGCACAATCGATGGACCGCACTGGTTATGCGCGCGGCACGCTGGCTGCACGCCCGGGTCTCGCCGCGCCCGTTCCGCCGCTGGACCCCCGCCAGCAACTGACCATGGCCGACATGATGGGCAACGACATGAGCTCGATGCCAGGAATGGACATGGGGGGGATGAGCATGGACACGGGCCCCGCCGTGCGACACGCACAGACCGAGTACGGTCCCGGCGTCGACGCCCGCGTCGATCACCCACGGACCAATCTGGACGATCCCGGTGTGGGCCTGCGCAACAACGGCAGACGCGTGCTGACTCTTGCTGATCTGCACACGATCGGCGGCCCGATCGATCCGCGTGCGCCAGGTCGCACGATCGAGATGCATCTGACGGGCAACATGGAGCGCTACACCTGGTCGTTCGACGGCGTGCCGTTCGGGGAGTCGACACCGGTGCATTTCCGCTATGGCGAGCGCCTGCGCATGGTGTTGGTGAACGACACGATGATGACCCACCCGATGCACATGCACGGCATGTGGAGCGAACTGGAGAGTCCGGATGGCCAATTCCAGGTGCGCCGCCACACCATCCCGGTCCAGCCGGCGCAGCAGGTCAGCTATCGCGTCAGCGCCGACGCGCTGGGGCGTTGGGCCTGGCACTGCCATCTGATGATGCACATGGATGCGGGGATGTTCCGCGAGATTCTGGTGTCGTGA
- a CDS encoding heavy metal response regulator transcription factor, with amino-acid sequence MKLLIVEDEVKTGEYLQQGLRESGFVVDWARNGLDGHHHAMIAPYDLIVLDVMLPDIDGWRILRSLRESGNNTPVLFLTARDAVEDRVKGLELGADDYLVKPFVFTELLARVRTLLRRGRAPTQIDQLEVADLVLDLPRRRATRAGTRINLSSKEFALLELLIRRQGEVLPRSLIASQVWDMNFDSDTNVIDVAIRRLRAKVDDGFEPKLIQTVRGMGYTLDVPDGR; translated from the coding sequence ATGAAACTTCTGATCGTCGAAGACGAAGTCAAAACCGGGGAATATCTACAGCAGGGTCTCAGAGAATCGGGGTTCGTCGTGGATTGGGCGCGCAACGGCCTCGATGGCCATCATCACGCGATGATCGCGCCGTATGACCTGATCGTGCTCGATGTCATGCTTCCCGACATCGACGGATGGCGCATCCTCCGATCCCTTCGCGAGTCGGGCAACAATACGCCGGTGCTGTTCCTCACCGCGCGTGACGCGGTGGAGGATCGCGTCAAGGGCCTTGAACTCGGGGCCGATGACTATCTGGTCAAACCATTTGTCTTCACCGAGTTGCTTGCACGGGTACGCACCCTGTTGCGACGCGGGCGCGCCCCAACGCAAATCGATCAACTTGAGGTCGCCGATCTGGTGCTCGATTTACCGCGGCGCCGCGCTACGCGGGCCGGCACCCGAATCAACCTCAGCAGCAAGGAGTTCGCCTTGCTTGAATTGCTGATCCGTCGTCAGGGCGAAGTGCTGCCTCGGTCCCTGATCGCATCCCAGGTTTGGGACATGAACTTCGACAGTGACACGAATGTGATTGATGTTGCCATTCGTCGGCTGCGAGCGAAGGTCGACGATGGTTTCGAGCCCAAGTTGATCCAGACCGTGCGCGGTATGGGTTATACCCTGGACGTCCCCGATGGGCGTTGA
- a CDS encoding copper-transporting P-type ATPase, protein MNDTTHLHPHEAHPGPALSARPASGGTRYTCPMHPQIVCDAPGSCPICGMTLEPLTVQAQDEDNPELASMTRRFWVGLALTLPVLALAMIDYLPGIHAAALPGAAAYPWIEFALASPVVLWGGWPFFVKGWRSVATWNLNMFTLIGLGVGVAYAYSVIAQVVPQIFPPAFRDPASGHVDVYFEAASVIVTLVLLGQVLELRARSSTNAAIRALLGMAPKLARRIAPDGTEADVPLEQVQVGDRLRVRPGEKVPVDGVVLEGASSVDESMITGEPMPVEKGAGDKVVGATVNSSGALVIQAQRVGADTLLAQIVHMVSEASRSRAPIQKLADLASAYFVPAVVVTAALTFAVWAVFGPAPAMGYAVINAVAVLIIACPCALGLATPMSIMVATGKGAAAGVLFKNAEAIETLRRVDTLVVDKTGTLTEGRPRLQEVMPTQGFAADEVLRLAASLERGSEHPLAAAIVQGAQNKGLALEPATDFQAAPGKGVTGTIAGAHVLLGNAALLSANGVGTAALAAPAEAQRAQGRTAMFLAVDGQAAGLVAVADPVKATTPEAIRQLHAEGLRIVMLTGDSETTAKAVARDLDIDEVIAGVLPDQKAQTVKRLQAEGRFVAMAGDGINDAPALAQAQVGIAMGTGTDVAMESAGVTLVKGDLRGIVRARRLSRATLRNIRQNLFFAFVYNSLGVPVAAGILYPFFGILLSPVIAAAAMSFSSVSVVANALRLRRARI, encoded by the coding sequence ATGAACGATACGACCCATCTGCACCCGCACGAGGCACACCCCGGACCCGCGTTGAGCGCTCGCCCGGCGTCCGGCGGCACGCGCTACACCTGCCCGATGCACCCGCAGATCGTGTGCGACGCGCCGGGTTCGTGCCCGATCTGCGGCATGACGCTCGAGCCGCTCACGGTGCAGGCGCAGGACGAGGACAACCCCGAGCTGGCATCGATGACCCGGCGCTTCTGGGTCGGCCTGGCGCTCACCCTGCCGGTGCTGGCGCTGGCGATGATCGACTACCTGCCGGGGATCCACGCCGCCGCGCTGCCCGGCGCCGCGGCCTATCCCTGGATCGAGTTCGCTCTCGCCTCGCCCGTGGTGCTGTGGGGCGGCTGGCCGTTCTTCGTCAAGGGCTGGCGTTCGGTGGCGACGTGGAACCTCAACATGTTCACCCTGATCGGGCTGGGCGTGGGCGTGGCCTACGCCTACAGCGTCATTGCCCAGGTCGTCCCGCAGATCTTTCCGCCGGCCTTCCGCGACCCCGCCAGCGGCCACGTGGACGTGTACTTCGAGGCGGCCTCGGTGATCGTCACCCTGGTGCTACTCGGGCAGGTGCTCGAGTTGCGCGCGCGCAGCAGCACCAACGCGGCCATCCGCGCGCTGCTGGGCATGGCGCCCAAACTGGCGCGACGCATCGCGCCCGACGGGACCGAGGCCGACGTGCCGCTGGAGCAGGTGCAGGTGGGCGACCGGCTGCGCGTGCGCCCGGGCGAGAAGGTTCCGGTCGACGGCGTCGTCCTCGAAGGCGCGTCCTCGGTGGACGAGTCGATGATCACCGGCGAGCCCATGCCGGTGGAAAAAGGTGCGGGCGACAAGGTGGTCGGGGCCACCGTCAACAGCAGTGGCGCGCTGGTCATCCAGGCGCAGCGCGTGGGCGCCGACACCCTGCTGGCGCAGATCGTGCACATGGTCTCGGAGGCCTCGCGCAGCCGCGCCCCGATCCAGAAGCTGGCCGACCTGGCCTCGGCGTACTTCGTCCCCGCCGTGGTCGTGACCGCCGCGCTCACGTTCGCCGTCTGGGCGGTGTTCGGGCCGGCGCCGGCCATGGGGTACGCCGTGATCAATGCGGTGGCGGTGCTGATCATCGCCTGTCCCTGCGCGCTCGGCCTGGCCACGCCGATGTCGATCATGGTGGCCACCGGCAAGGGAGCCGCCGCCGGGGTGCTGTTCAAGAACGCCGAGGCGATCGAAACCTTGCGCCGCGTCGACACCCTGGTGGTCGACAAGACCGGCACGCTCACCGAGGGCCGGCCGCGGCTGCAGGAGGTGATGCCGACGCAAGGCTTCGCGGCCGACGAGGTGCTGCGCCTCGCGGCCAGCCTGGAGCGCGGCAGCGAGCACCCGCTGGCGGCGGCCATCGTGCAGGGTGCGCAGAACAAGGGACTCGCCCTGGAGCCGGCCACGGACTTCCAGGCCGCGCCCGGCAAGGGCGTGACCGGGACGATCGCGGGCGCGCATGTGCTGCTGGGCAACGCGGCGCTGCTGTCGGCCAACGGCGTGGGCACCGCAGCGCTGGCCGCGCCGGCCGAGGCGCAGCGCGCGCAGGGGCGCACCGCGATGTTCCTGGCGGTGGACGGCCAGGCCGCCGGGCTGGTGGCGGTGGCCGATCCGGTCAAGGCGACCACGCCCGAGGCGATCCGGCAACTGCACGCCGAGGGCCTGCGCATCGTCATGCTCACCGGCGACAGCGAAACCACGGCCAAGGCCGTGGCACGCGACCTCGACATCGACGAGGTCATCGCCGGGGTGCTCCCGGACCAGAAGGCGCAGACGGTCAAGCGCCTGCAGGCCGAGGGCCGCTTCGTCGCCATGGCCGGCGACGGCATCAACGACGCCCCGGCGCTGGCGCAGGCGCAGGTGGGCATCGCCATGGGCACCGGCACCGACGTGGCGATGGAGAGCGCCGGCGTCACCCTGGTCAAGGGCGACCTGCGCGGCATCGTGCGCGCCCGGCGCCTGAGCCGTGCCACCCTGCGCAACATCCGGCAGAACCTGTTTTTCGCCTTCGTCTACAACAGCCTGGGCGTGCCCGTCGCTGCGGGCATTCTGTACCCGTTTTTTGGCATTCTGTTGTCACCGGTGATCGCGGCGGCGGCGATGTCGTTCAGCTCGGTTTCGGTCGTGGCAAACGCCCTGCGCCTGAGGCGCGCGCGCATTTGA
- a CDS encoding DUF302 domain-containing protein produces the protein MSSYVFTVTSNKDFETTVQAATDALKEEGFGVLTTIDVAATLKAKLGIDERPYRILGACNPHYAHQALKVEPDIGALLPCNVVVREEPDGKVSVVFMDPAAVLGMVGQSEIDRLGGEVRTKLLRVAQSLQS, from the coding sequence ATGAGTTCTTATGTGTTTACCGTCACGAGCAACAAAGACTTCGAGACCACGGTGCAGGCCGCGACCGATGCATTGAAAGAGGAGGGCTTCGGTGTGCTGACCACAATCGATGTGGCGGCGACGCTCAAGGCCAAGCTTGGGATCGATGAGCGCCCCTATCGCATCCTGGGCGCCTGCAATCCCCACTATGCCCACCAGGCATTGAAAGTGGAGCCCGACATTGGCGCGCTACTGCCGTGCAATGTCGTCGTGCGAGAGGAACCAGACGGAAAGGTCAGCGTGGTATTCATGGATCCGGCCGCCGTGCTCGGCATGGTCGGGCAGTCTGAAATCGACCGGCTCGGAGGGGAAGTGCGCACCAAACTGCTGCGTGTCGCCCAGTCCCTGCAGTCGTAA